In Mesorhizobium sp. 113-3-3, a genomic segment contains:
- a CDS encoding ATP-binding protein, whose product MNAAIRLPVEQAYAGELQALARNDDRQRPAGWSLSPKAVLTYLLGGKADDGTLITPKYVGRRRLMETAVATLATDRALLLLGVPGTAKSWVSEHLAAAIMGDSTLIVQCTAGTDENQIRYGWNYAQLLAKGPSQEALVPTPLYRAMQDGKLCRLEELTRMGSDVQDTLITVLSEKMMPIPELNTSIYAQRGFNIIATANNRDKGVNELSSALKRRFNVVVLPLPEDMAEEVAIVSKRVGEMAGGLDLPVPKNVGEEIARVLTIFRELRSGATADGKVTLKTPSGSLSTAEAIATMVGGLSQAAWFDSGKLGAEGLAASLVGAIVKDPVQDKLVLEEYLETVLKKRPDYAGYYAALNAAI is encoded by the coding sequence ATGAACGCAGCCATCCGTCTTCCGGTCGAGCAGGCCTACGCCGGCGAATTGCAGGCGCTCGCGCGCAATGACGACCGGCAAAGGCCCGCCGGCTGGAGCCTGTCGCCAAAGGCGGTGCTGACCTATCTCCTCGGCGGAAAGGCTGACGACGGCACGCTGATCACGCCCAAATATGTCGGCCGCCGCCGATTGATGGAGACCGCCGTGGCGACGCTTGCCACCGACCGCGCGCTGTTGCTGCTCGGTGTTCCCGGCACCGCCAAATCCTGGGTGTCGGAGCATCTCGCCGCCGCCATCATGGGCGACTCGACGCTGATTGTGCAGTGCACGGCCGGCACCGACGAGAACCAGATCCGCTATGGCTGGAACTACGCGCAGCTTCTGGCCAAAGGCCCGAGCCAGGAGGCGCTGGTGCCGACGCCGCTCTACCGCGCCATGCAGGACGGCAAGCTCTGCCGCCTCGAGGAGCTGACGCGCATGGGTTCTGATGTGCAGGACACGCTGATCACCGTGCTGTCCGAAAAGATGATGCCGATCCCCGAGCTCAACACCTCGATCTACGCGCAGCGCGGCTTCAACATCATCGCCACCGCCAACAACCGCGACAAGGGCGTCAACGAATTGTCCTCGGCGCTGAAGCGCCGCTTCAATGTCGTCGTGCTGCCCTTGCCCGAAGACATGGCGGAGGAGGTGGCGATCGTCTCCAAGCGCGTTGGCGAGATGGCCGGCGGTCTCGACCTGCCGGTGCCGAAGAATGTCGGCGAGGAGATCGCCCGCGTGCTGACCATTTTCCGCGAGTTGCGTTCAGGTGCAACGGCGGACGGCAAGGTGACACTGAAGACGCCCTCCGGGTCGCTGTCCACGGCCGAAGCCATCGCCACCATGGTCGGCGGGCTCAGCCAGGCGGCCTGGTTCGACAGCGGCAAGCTCGGCGCTGAAGGCCTGGCCGCCAGCCTCGTCGGAGCGATCGTCAAGGATCCCGTGCAGGACAAGCTGGTGCTGGAGGAATATCTGGAAACCGTGCTCAAGAAGCGGCCGGACTACGCCGGCTATTACGCTGCCTTGAACGCCGCGATCTGA
- a CDS encoding DUF5682 family protein, with amino-acid sequence MALSDVSYFGIRHHGPGSADSLMQALQELKPVAVLIEGPADASALLPLLARPEMQPPVALLCYPEDDPASTSFWPFAEFSPEYQATLWAVANKAAVRFIDLPSSARVASVEAAEKADGTEVPVEAETAPHLRDPIGTLAQAAGYEDGESWWADIIEQNPEPGPIFAAIADAMTTLREGEGPLAEFEAKREAHMRLEIAAARKEFDGPIAVVCGAFHVPALQATRPLKEDQAILKGLARRKATMTWAPWTGPRLALGFGYGAGVVAPGWCKHLWRTRGRHDAATLWLAMIAAVLRAKGHMVSTASLIEAERLARALAAIRERPKPGFEELRDAAIAALFNGEAVLWALVEAELLLGADVGEIPPDTPLAPLIEDLQRNQKAARLKPEALERELSVDLRSDSGLFRSTLLHRLNVLGVQWGKLTDSGRSRGTFRERWTLSWEPEYAVRLVENLVHGPTIEKAANGRLIQMIGASTSLDALAALVQGAITANLSEASTAGLAALEERAARSSECLEILASVPPLADIIRYGEARKTETARLSGLLERLIIEGGIALPYAARDLDNQASSALVGAMRKADEAIKLVEPEQDVLDAWRNGLAAVLDGSRSTALVAGCAAHLLYEAGHLSAEAAAGLIERRLSPGTPVAEAAGFFEGFFSAAGQRLIYDESLRGAVDAWLKSLDEDAFIAHLPLLRRVFSHLDSMERRRLIEAVLGRVRRLPAGLTPTPNGDEAWRRHLERLGPLLMGGNGNG; translated from the coding sequence ATGGCGCTTAGCGACGTTTCCTATTTCGGCATACGCCATCACGGGCCCGGCTCCGCCGACAGCCTGATGCAGGCCTTGCAGGAGTTGAAACCGGTCGCTGTGCTGATCGAGGGACCGGCCGACGCGTCGGCGCTGCTGCCATTGCTCGCCCGTCCCGAAATGCAGCCGCCTGTGGCACTGCTGTGCTATCCTGAGGACGATCCGGCCTCGACCAGCTTCTGGCCCTTTGCCGAGTTCTCGCCGGAGTATCAGGCCACGCTCTGGGCCGTCGCCAACAAGGCGGCAGTGCGCTTCATCGACCTGCCGTCTTCGGCGCGGGTAGCGTCGGTTGAGGCCGCGGAAAAAGCCGATGGAACGGAAGTCCCTGTCGAGGCTGAGACGGCGCCGCATCTGCGCGACCCGATCGGCACGCTGGCGCAGGCCGCCGGCTATGAGGATGGCGAGAGCTGGTGGGCCGACATCATCGAGCAAAACCCTGAGCCCGGCCCGATCTTCGCGGCAATAGCTGACGCAATGACGACGCTGCGCGAGGGCGAAGGTCCGCTTGCAGAATTCGAGGCAAAGCGCGAAGCGCATATGCGGCTTGAAATCGCGGCCGCACGTAAGGAATTCGACGGACCGATCGCCGTCGTCTGTGGCGCCTTCCATGTGCCGGCACTGCAGGCGACACGTCCGCTCAAAGAGGACCAGGCCATCCTGAAAGGGCTTGCCCGGCGCAAGGCCACGATGACCTGGGCGCCATGGACCGGCCCGCGCCTGGCGCTCGGTTTTGGTTATGGCGCCGGTGTCGTGGCACCGGGCTGGTGCAAACATCTGTGGCGCACGCGGGGCCGGCACGACGCCGCGACCCTGTGGCTCGCCATGATCGCGGCGGTGCTGCGGGCCAAGGGGCACATGGTCTCGACCGCCTCGCTGATCGAGGCCGAAAGGCTGGCCCGCGCGCTGGCCGCGATCCGCGAGCGGCCAAAGCCCGGCTTCGAGGAATTGCGCGATGCCGCGATCGCCGCTTTGTTCAACGGCGAAGCGGTGCTGTGGGCACTCGTCGAAGCCGAACTGCTGCTGGGCGCCGATGTCGGTGAAATTCCGCCCGACACTCCACTGGCGCCGCTGATCGAGGATCTGCAACGCAACCAGAAGGCGGCGCGGCTGAAGCCCGAGGCGCTGGAGCGCGAATTGTCGGTCGACCTGCGCAGCGACAGCGGGCTGTTCCGGTCGACTTTGCTGCACCGCTTGAACGTGCTTGGCGTGCAATGGGGTAAGCTCACCGACAGCGGCCGCAGCCGCGGCACGTTTCGTGAGCGCTGGACCCTTTCATGGGAGCCGGAATATGCCGTTCGTCTGGTCGAGAACCTGGTCCATGGGCCGACCATCGAAAAGGCCGCCAACGGCAGGCTGATCCAGATGATCGGCGCGTCGACATCGCTCGACGCATTGGCGGCACTGGTCCAGGGCGCCATCACGGCCAATTTGTCGGAGGCCTCGACGGCCGGCCTGGCGGCACTGGAGGAACGCGCGGCGCGCAGCAGCGAATGCCTGGAAATCCTGGCGTCCGTGCCGCCGCTCGCCGACATCATCCGCTATGGCGAAGCTCGGAAGACGGAAACGGCCCGGCTGTCCGGCCTGCTGGAGCGGTTGATCATCGAAGGCGGCATCGCGCTGCCCTACGCCGCGCGCGACCTCGATAACCAGGCCTCATCGGCGCTGGTCGGCGCGATGCGCAAGGCGGATGAGGCGATAAAGCTGGTCGAGCCGGAACAGGACGTTCTGGACGCCTGGCGCAACGGATTGGCGGCGGTGCTGGACGGATCGCGATCGACCGCACTCGTGGCGGGCTGTGCCGCGCATCTGCTTTACGAAGCCGGGCACCTGTCCGCCGAAGCCGCTGCGGGCCTGATCGAGCGGCGCCTGTCGCCGGGCACGCCAGTCGCCGAAGCGGCTGGGTTCTTCGAGGGTTTCTTCAGCGCCGCCGGTCAAAGGCTGATCTATGATGAAAGCCTGCGCGGCGCGGTCGATGCCTGGCTCAAATCCCTCGACGAGGACGCCTTCATCGCGCATCTGCCGCTGCTGCGCCGGGTGTTTTCGCATCTGGATTCGATGGAGCGGCGGCGGCTGATCGAAGCCGTACTTGGCCGTGTCAGGCGCCTGCCTGCCGGGCTGACGCCGACGCCAAATGGCGATGAGGCCTGGCGCCGGCATCTTGAGCGGCTTGGACCGTTGCTGATGGGTGGGAACGGCAATGGATGA